In the genome of Nymphaea colorata isolate Beijing-Zhang1983 chromosome 9, ASM883128v2, whole genome shotgun sequence, one region contains:
- the LOC116261121 gene encoding BON1-associated protein 2-like, with protein sequence MEHATSLEVKVISAESLRFPTAATRKNAFVVVGTGSCDRRATAVDQRGGAFPSWNEKLTVPFPPQVRSIEVDVRCKTAMGEKSVGRSTIAVSDFIGGYDIPCGYLHFLSYRLHDKEGKRNGIINLAVKVLTWQPQSCLRPSATFFPVPAAVASDGALVGIAIPYAQTNLPYH encoded by the coding sequence ATGGAACACGCCACCAGTCTCGAGGTGAAGGTCATCTCGGCCGAAAGCCTCAGGTTTCCGACGGCCGCCACCCGAAAGAACGCGTTTGTCGTTGTTGGTACTGGCTCCTGCGACCGCCGAGCAACGGCCGTCGATCAGCGCGGTGGGGCGTTCCCCTCATGGAATGAGAAGTTAACGGTGCCGTTTCCGCCTCAAGTTCGGTCCATCGAGGTCGACGTCCGGTGCAAAACTGCTATGGGTGAGAAGTCGGTCGGCCGGTCGACGATTGCGGTGTCGGACTTCATCGGCGGGTATGACATTCCCTGCGGCTACTTGCATTTCCTCAGCTACCGTTTGCATGACAAGGAGGGGAAGAGAAACGGGATCATCAACTTGGCGGTGAAGGTGCTGACATGGCAGCCTCAGAGCTGCTTGAGACCGTCTGCGACATTCTTTCCGGTGCCGGCTGCTGTTGCTTCCGACGGAGCCTTAGTTGGCATAGCGATTCCGTATGCACAAACTAATCTTCCTTACCACTGA
- the LOC116261325 gene encoding TPD1 protein homolog 1-like isoform X1, giving the protein MMMAIMKTVLSLSVILFLSHHSINSPVNASAAGVKSRKVDNRRVLMGDAEDSYDYYKECKTSDIGLAQSAAGTLPNGIPTFLVEIFNTCESSCGISDVHVSCGAFASVKLVNPRVFQRVAVDDCLVNDGQPIRSGQAFSFVYANSFMYPMKVSRADTC; this is encoded by the exons ATGATGATGGCTATCATGAAGACCGTCTTGTCTCTGtctgttattcttttcctttcacaTCACTCCATCAATTCCCCAGTGAACGCGTCGGCAGCAG GAGTTAAATCTCGAAAGGTAGACAACCGAAGGGTGCTCATGGGTGATGCTG AGGATTCATACGACTACTACAAGGAATGCAAGACGTCGGACATCGGCCTGGCGCAGTCGGCGGCCGGAACTTTGCCAAACGGTATCCCCACCTTTCTGGTTGAGATCTTTAACACCTGCGAGTCCTCCTGCGGCATCTCTGACGTCCATGTCTCCTGCGGTGCCTTCGCCTCCGTCAAGCTCGTCAACCCCAGGGTCTTCCAGAGGGTCGCCGTCGATGACTGCCTGGTGAACGACGGGCAACCTATCCGGTCCGGCCAGGCTTTCTCCTTCGTCTACGCCAACTCCTTCATGTACCCCATGAAGGTTTCGCGTGCCGATACTTGCTAG
- the LOC116261325 gene encoding TPD1 protein homolog 1-like isoform X2 — MMMAIMKTVLSLSVILFLSHHSINSPVNASAAEDSYDYYKECKTSDIGLAQSAAGTLPNGIPTFLVEIFNTCESSCGISDVHVSCGAFASVKLVNPRVFQRVAVDDCLVNDGQPIRSGQAFSFVYANSFMYPMKVSRADTC; from the exons ATGATGATGGCTATCATGAAGACCGTCTTGTCTCTGtctgttattcttttcctttcacaTCACTCCATCAATTCCCCAGTGAACGCGTCGGCAGCAG AGGATTCATACGACTACTACAAGGAATGCAAGACGTCGGACATCGGCCTGGCGCAGTCGGCGGCCGGAACTTTGCCAAACGGTATCCCCACCTTTCTGGTTGAGATCTTTAACACCTGCGAGTCCTCCTGCGGCATCTCTGACGTCCATGTCTCCTGCGGTGCCTTCGCCTCCGTCAAGCTCGTCAACCCCAGGGTCTTCCAGAGGGTCGCCGTCGATGACTGCCTGGTGAACGACGGGCAACCTATCCGGTCCGGCCAGGCTTTCTCCTTCGTCTACGCCAACTCCTTCATGTACCCCATGAAGGTTTCGCGTGCCGATACTTGCTAG